A window from Gossypium raimondii isolate GPD5lz chromosome 7, ASM2569854v1, whole genome shotgun sequence encodes these proteins:
- the LOC105799126 gene encoding phosphatidylinositol/phosphatidylcholine transfer protein SFH9 isoform X2: MQSTMPGELIAFQENERFRKEGNLDFETSEDEKRRPTRGRSLKKKAMTASTKLTHGIRKRGKRVADCKFAAISIEDVRDAEEEKAVQAFREALVAKDQLPSRHDDYHTLLRFLKARKFDLDKTVQMWEDMLNWRKENGVDTILQDFVYDEYEEVQRCYPHGYHGVDKQGRPVYIERLGKIDPTKLMKVTTVDRFLKYHVQGFEKAFVEKFPACSIAAKRHIDSTTTILDVQGLNWMSFGKVAHDLVMRMQKIDGDNYPETLHQMYIVNAGNGFKLLWNTAKSFLDPRTTAKIHVLGNKFHNKLLESIDPSQLPEFLGGTCSCLNDGGCLRSDKGPWNNSEIMKLVHSGDALYLRKTESSSDNDNLEAKLLSTKVASSEISYASDVRPHTSDLMQLVSLSDKGQMSAPKSMHDIIEPESAAITEEANSTNDVISIVTPRNPRKKFVNQVIDFVVYFLLKLLACIFFFAPGLGRFSEAQDSNPQVGNLSNHEMAGSGSLENGTLTEAKEESLHPCWQRLQSLESLVTDLCNKPINIPPEKEDMLLESLSRIKSIEQDLQRTKKALLATASKQVELAESLEHLKETSLAVHLLMVSGMALAGDILVLAEKLQTFEPGKMNSVV, translated from the exons ATGCAAAGTACAATGCCTG GGGAGTTAATAGCATTTCAAGAAAACGAGAGGTTTAGAAAGGAAGGGAATTTGGATTTTGAGACGTCTGAGGACGAGAAAAGAAGACCGACGCGAGGGAGATCTCTGAAGAAGAAAGCGATGACTGCTTCAACAAAGCTGACACATGGTATAAGGAAGCGTGGCAAACGCGTGGCTGATTGCAAATTTGCGGCAATTTCTATCGAGGATGTAAGGGATGCGGAGGAGGAAAAGGCAGTCCAAGCTTTTCGCGAGGCATTAGTTGCAAAAGATCAGCTTCCCTCACGTCATGATGATTACCACACTTTGTTAAG ATTTCTGAAAGCAAGGAAATTTGACCTCGATAAAACTGTCCAGATGTGGGAAGATATGCTGAACTGGAGGAAAGAGAATGGAGTAGATACTATTTTACAG GATTTTGTGTATGATGAATATGAAGAAGTTCAGCGCTGTTACCCTCATGGTTACCATGGTGTAGACAAACAGGGTCGCCCAGTTTATATTGAAAGACTTGGTAAAATTGACCCTACCAAGCTGATGAAGGTTACTACAGTGGACAGATTTTTGAAATATCATGTGCAGGGCTTTGAGAAGGCTTTTGTGGAGAAGTTTCCTGCTTGTTCTATTGCTGCCAAGAGGCATATAGATTCTACAACCACAATATTAGATGTGCAGGGGTTG AACTGGATGAGCTTTGGCAAGGTTGCTCATGATCTTGTAATGCGAATGCAGAAAATTGATGGAGACAACTATCCCGAG ACTTTACATCAAATGTACATAGTTAATGCTGGAAATGGATTCAAACTACTATGGAACACAGCAAAAAGCTTTCTTGATCCAAGGACTACAGCAAAGATTCAT GTTCTTGGGaacaaatttcataataaattaTTGGAGAGTATTGATCCAAG CCAATTGCCAGAGTTTCTTGGTGGAACATGCTCATGCCTTAATGATGGCGGGTGTCTTAGATCTGACAAAGGACCCTGGAATAACTCAGAAATAATGAAG TTGGTGCACTCAGGAGATGCCTTGTACTTGAGGAAAACAGAAAGTTCTTCTGATAATGACAATTTGGAGGCCAAACTTTTATCTACTAAG GTTGCAAGTAGTGAAATATCTTATGCTTCCGATGTGAGACCACATACATCAGATTTAATGCAGTTAGTGTCACTTTCTGACAAA GGACAGATGAGTGCTCCTAAATCAATGCATGACATTATTGAACCAGAAAGTGCTGCAATAACTGAAGAAGCTAATTCAACAA ATGATGTAATTAGCATTGTTACTCCAAGAAATCCAAGAAAGAAGTTCGTTAACCAAGTAATAGATTTTGTGGTTTACTTCTTACTCAAATTGTTGGCATGTATATTTTTCTTTGCCCCTGGACTGGGAAGATTTTCTGAAGCACAAGATTCAAATCCACAAGTAGGAAACCTGTCTAATCACGAGATGGCAGGTTCAGGGTCTCTAGAAAATGGTACCTTGACAGAAGCAAAAGAGGAGTCACTCCATCCATGTTGGCAGAGGCTACAAAGTTTAGAAAGCTTGGTAACTGACCTTTGTAACAAACCCATAAACATTCCTCCTGAAAAAGAAGACATGCTTCTTGAATCATTAAGTCGTATTAAATCTATTGAACAGGATTTACAGAGAACAAAGAAA GCATTGCTTGCAACTGCATCAAAGCAAGTGGAACTCGCTGAGTCATTGGAACATTTAAAAGAGACCAGCTTAGCT GTGCATTTGCTGATGGTATCGGGTATGGCATTAGCAGGGGACATACTCGTGTTGGCGGAGAAACTACAAACCTTTGAACCCGGGAAGATGAATTCGGTTGTTTGA
- the LOC105799126 gene encoding phosphatidylinositol/phosphatidylcholine transfer protein SFH9 isoform X5, translating to MQSTMPGELIAFQENERFRKEGNLDFETSEDEKRRPTRGRSLKKKAMTASTKLTHGIRKRGKRVADCKFAAISIEDVRDAEEEKAVQAFREALVAKDQLPSRHDDYHTLLRFLKARKFDLDKTVQMWEDMLNWRKENGVDTILQDFVYDEYEEVQRCYPHGYHGVDKQGRPVYIERLGKIDPTKLMKVTTVDRFLKYHVQGFEKAFVEKFPACSIAAKRHIDSTTTILDVQGLNWMSFGKVAHDLVMRMQKIDGDNYPETLHQMYIVNAGNGFKLLWNTAKSFLDPRTTAKIHVLGNKFHNKLLESIDPSQLPEFLGGTCSCLNDGGCLRSDKGPWNNSEIMKLVHSGDALYLRKTESSSDNDNLEAKLLSTKVASSEISYASDVRPHTSDLMQLVSLSDKGQMSAPKSMHDIIEPESAAITEEANSTNDVISIVTPRNPRKKFVNQVIDFVVYFLLKLLACIFFFAPGLGRFSEAQDSNPQVGNLSNHEMAGSGSLENGTLTEAKEESLHPCWQRLQSLESLVTDLCNKPINIPPEKEDMLLESLSRIKSIEQDLQRTKKALLATASKQVELAESLEHLKETSLAGTYSCWRRNYKPLNPGR from the exons ATGCAAAGTACAATGCCTG GGGAGTTAATAGCATTTCAAGAAAACGAGAGGTTTAGAAAGGAAGGGAATTTGGATTTTGAGACGTCTGAGGACGAGAAAAGAAGACCGACGCGAGGGAGATCTCTGAAGAAGAAAGCGATGACTGCTTCAACAAAGCTGACACATGGTATAAGGAAGCGTGGCAAACGCGTGGCTGATTGCAAATTTGCGGCAATTTCTATCGAGGATGTAAGGGATGCGGAGGAGGAAAAGGCAGTCCAAGCTTTTCGCGAGGCATTAGTTGCAAAAGATCAGCTTCCCTCACGTCATGATGATTACCACACTTTGTTAAG ATTTCTGAAAGCAAGGAAATTTGACCTCGATAAAACTGTCCAGATGTGGGAAGATATGCTGAACTGGAGGAAAGAGAATGGAGTAGATACTATTTTACAG GATTTTGTGTATGATGAATATGAAGAAGTTCAGCGCTGTTACCCTCATGGTTACCATGGTGTAGACAAACAGGGTCGCCCAGTTTATATTGAAAGACTTGGTAAAATTGACCCTACCAAGCTGATGAAGGTTACTACAGTGGACAGATTTTTGAAATATCATGTGCAGGGCTTTGAGAAGGCTTTTGTGGAGAAGTTTCCTGCTTGTTCTATTGCTGCCAAGAGGCATATAGATTCTACAACCACAATATTAGATGTGCAGGGGTTG AACTGGATGAGCTTTGGCAAGGTTGCTCATGATCTTGTAATGCGAATGCAGAAAATTGATGGAGACAACTATCCCGAG ACTTTACATCAAATGTACATAGTTAATGCTGGAAATGGATTCAAACTACTATGGAACACAGCAAAAAGCTTTCTTGATCCAAGGACTACAGCAAAGATTCAT GTTCTTGGGaacaaatttcataataaattaTTGGAGAGTATTGATCCAAG CCAATTGCCAGAGTTTCTTGGTGGAACATGCTCATGCCTTAATGATGGCGGGTGTCTTAGATCTGACAAAGGACCCTGGAATAACTCAGAAATAATGAAG TTGGTGCACTCAGGAGATGCCTTGTACTTGAGGAAAACAGAAAGTTCTTCTGATAATGACAATTTGGAGGCCAAACTTTTATCTACTAAG GTTGCAAGTAGTGAAATATCTTATGCTTCCGATGTGAGACCACATACATCAGATTTAATGCAGTTAGTGTCACTTTCTGACAAA GGACAGATGAGTGCTCCTAAATCAATGCATGACATTATTGAACCAGAAAGTGCTGCAATAACTGAAGAAGCTAATTCAACAA ATGATGTAATTAGCATTGTTACTCCAAGAAATCCAAGAAAGAAGTTCGTTAACCAAGTAATAGATTTTGTGGTTTACTTCTTACTCAAATTGTTGGCATGTATATTTTTCTTTGCCCCTGGACTGGGAAGATTTTCTGAAGCACAAGATTCAAATCCACAAGTAGGAAACCTGTCTAATCACGAGATGGCAGGTTCAGGGTCTCTAGAAAATGGTACCTTGACAGAAGCAAAAGAGGAGTCACTCCATCCATGTTGGCAGAGGCTACAAAGTTTAGAAAGCTTGGTAACTGACCTTTGTAACAAACCCATAAACATTCCTCCTGAAAAAGAAGACATGCTTCTTGAATCATTAAGTCGTATTAAATCTATTGAACAGGATTTACAGAGAACAAAGAAA GCATTGCTTGCAACTGCATCAAAGCAAGTGGAACTCGCTGAGTCATTGGAACATTTAAAAGAGACCAGCTTAGCT GGGACATACTCGTGTTGGCGGAGAAACTACAAACCTTTGAACCCGGGAAGATGA
- the LOC105799126 gene encoding phosphatidylinositol/phosphatidylcholine transfer protein SFH9 isoform X1, protein MQSTMPGELIAFQENERFRKEGNLDFETSEDEKRRPTRGRSLKKKAMTASTKLTHGIRKRGKRVADCKFAAISIEDVRDAEEEKAVQAFREALVAKDQLPSRHDDYHTLLRFLKARKFDLDKTVQMWEDMLNWRKENGVDTILQDFVYDEYEEVQRCYPHGYHGVDKQGRPVYIERLGKIDPTKLMKVTTVDRFLKYHVQGFEKAFVEKFPACSIAAKRHIDSTTTILDVQGLNWMSFGKVAHDLVMRMQKIDGDNYPETLHQMYIVNAGNGFKLLWNTAKSFLDPRTTAKIHVLGNKFHNKLLESIDPSQLPEFLGGTCSCLNDGGCLRSDKGPWNNSEIMKLVHSGDALYLRKTESSSDNDNLEAKLLSTKVASSEISYASDVRPHTSDLMQLVSLSDKGQMSAPKSMHDIIEPESAAITEEANSTNDVISIVTPRNPRKKFVNQVIDFVVYFLLKLLACIFFFAPGLGRFSEAQDSNPQVGNLSNHEMAGSGSLENGTLTEAKEESLHPCWQRLQSLESLVTDLCNKPINIPPEKEDMLLESLSRIKSIEQDLQRTKKALLATASKQVELAESLEHLKETSLAETKLVTLVCFGCLRKCCQSIMARCKTYLMDLWTHI, encoded by the exons ATGCAAAGTACAATGCCTG GGGAGTTAATAGCATTTCAAGAAAACGAGAGGTTTAGAAAGGAAGGGAATTTGGATTTTGAGACGTCTGAGGACGAGAAAAGAAGACCGACGCGAGGGAGATCTCTGAAGAAGAAAGCGATGACTGCTTCAACAAAGCTGACACATGGTATAAGGAAGCGTGGCAAACGCGTGGCTGATTGCAAATTTGCGGCAATTTCTATCGAGGATGTAAGGGATGCGGAGGAGGAAAAGGCAGTCCAAGCTTTTCGCGAGGCATTAGTTGCAAAAGATCAGCTTCCCTCACGTCATGATGATTACCACACTTTGTTAAG ATTTCTGAAAGCAAGGAAATTTGACCTCGATAAAACTGTCCAGATGTGGGAAGATATGCTGAACTGGAGGAAAGAGAATGGAGTAGATACTATTTTACAG GATTTTGTGTATGATGAATATGAAGAAGTTCAGCGCTGTTACCCTCATGGTTACCATGGTGTAGACAAACAGGGTCGCCCAGTTTATATTGAAAGACTTGGTAAAATTGACCCTACCAAGCTGATGAAGGTTACTACAGTGGACAGATTTTTGAAATATCATGTGCAGGGCTTTGAGAAGGCTTTTGTGGAGAAGTTTCCTGCTTGTTCTATTGCTGCCAAGAGGCATATAGATTCTACAACCACAATATTAGATGTGCAGGGGTTG AACTGGATGAGCTTTGGCAAGGTTGCTCATGATCTTGTAATGCGAATGCAGAAAATTGATGGAGACAACTATCCCGAG ACTTTACATCAAATGTACATAGTTAATGCTGGAAATGGATTCAAACTACTATGGAACACAGCAAAAAGCTTTCTTGATCCAAGGACTACAGCAAAGATTCAT GTTCTTGGGaacaaatttcataataaattaTTGGAGAGTATTGATCCAAG CCAATTGCCAGAGTTTCTTGGTGGAACATGCTCATGCCTTAATGATGGCGGGTGTCTTAGATCTGACAAAGGACCCTGGAATAACTCAGAAATAATGAAG TTGGTGCACTCAGGAGATGCCTTGTACTTGAGGAAAACAGAAAGTTCTTCTGATAATGACAATTTGGAGGCCAAACTTTTATCTACTAAG GTTGCAAGTAGTGAAATATCTTATGCTTCCGATGTGAGACCACATACATCAGATTTAATGCAGTTAGTGTCACTTTCTGACAAA GGACAGATGAGTGCTCCTAAATCAATGCATGACATTATTGAACCAGAAAGTGCTGCAATAACTGAAGAAGCTAATTCAACAA ATGATGTAATTAGCATTGTTACTCCAAGAAATCCAAGAAAGAAGTTCGTTAACCAAGTAATAGATTTTGTGGTTTACTTCTTACTCAAATTGTTGGCATGTATATTTTTCTTTGCCCCTGGACTGGGAAGATTTTCTGAAGCACAAGATTCAAATCCACAAGTAGGAAACCTGTCTAATCACGAGATGGCAGGTTCAGGGTCTCTAGAAAATGGTACCTTGACAGAAGCAAAAGAGGAGTCACTCCATCCATGTTGGCAGAGGCTACAAAGTTTAGAAAGCTTGGTAACTGACCTTTGTAACAAACCCATAAACATTCCTCCTGAAAAAGAAGACATGCTTCTTGAATCATTAAGTCGTATTAAATCTATTGAACAGGATTTACAGAGAACAAAGAAA GCATTGCTTGCAACTGCATCAAAGCAAGTGGAACTCGCTGAGTCATTGGAACATTTAAAAGAGACCAGCTTAGCT GAAACTAAATTGGTGACACTAGTCTGTTTTGGTTGCTTGCGTAAGTGCTGCCAGTCCATTATGGCAAGGTGTAAAACCTACCTGATGGACCTATGGACccacatataa
- the LOC105799126 gene encoding phosphatidylinositol/phosphatidylcholine transfer protein SFH9 isoform X4, translating to MQSTMPAFQENERFRKEGNLDFETSEDEKRRPTRGRSLKKKAMTASTKLTHGIRKRGKRVADCKFAAISIEDVRDAEEEKAVQAFREALVAKDQLPSRHDDYHTLLRFLKARKFDLDKTVQMWEDMLNWRKENGVDTILQDFVYDEYEEVQRCYPHGYHGVDKQGRPVYIERLGKIDPTKLMKVTTVDRFLKYHVQGFEKAFVEKFPACSIAAKRHIDSTTTILDVQGLNWMSFGKVAHDLVMRMQKIDGDNYPETLHQMYIVNAGNGFKLLWNTAKSFLDPRTTAKIHVLGNKFHNKLLESIDPSQLPEFLGGTCSCLNDGGCLRSDKGPWNNSEIMKLVHSGDALYLRKTESSSDNDNLEAKLLSTKVASSEISYASDVRPHTSDLMQLVSLSDKGQMSAPKSMHDIIEPESAAITEEANSTNDVISIVTPRNPRKKFVNQVIDFVVYFLLKLLACIFFFAPGLGRFSEAQDSNPQVGNLSNHEMAGSGSLENGTLTEAKEESLHPCWQRLQSLESLVTDLCNKPINIPPEKEDMLLESLSRIKSIEQDLQRTKKALLATASKQVELAESLEHLKETSLAETKLVTLVCFGCLRKCCQSIMARCKTYLMDLWTHI from the exons ATGCAAAGTACAATGCCTG CATTTCAAGAAAACGAGAGGTTTAGAAAGGAAGGGAATTTGGATTTTGAGACGTCTGAGGACGAGAAAAGAAGACCGACGCGAGGGAGATCTCTGAAGAAGAAAGCGATGACTGCTTCAACAAAGCTGACACATGGTATAAGGAAGCGTGGCAAACGCGTGGCTGATTGCAAATTTGCGGCAATTTCTATCGAGGATGTAAGGGATGCGGAGGAGGAAAAGGCAGTCCAAGCTTTTCGCGAGGCATTAGTTGCAAAAGATCAGCTTCCCTCACGTCATGATGATTACCACACTTTGTTAAG ATTTCTGAAAGCAAGGAAATTTGACCTCGATAAAACTGTCCAGATGTGGGAAGATATGCTGAACTGGAGGAAAGAGAATGGAGTAGATACTATTTTACAG GATTTTGTGTATGATGAATATGAAGAAGTTCAGCGCTGTTACCCTCATGGTTACCATGGTGTAGACAAACAGGGTCGCCCAGTTTATATTGAAAGACTTGGTAAAATTGACCCTACCAAGCTGATGAAGGTTACTACAGTGGACAGATTTTTGAAATATCATGTGCAGGGCTTTGAGAAGGCTTTTGTGGAGAAGTTTCCTGCTTGTTCTATTGCTGCCAAGAGGCATATAGATTCTACAACCACAATATTAGATGTGCAGGGGTTG AACTGGATGAGCTTTGGCAAGGTTGCTCATGATCTTGTAATGCGAATGCAGAAAATTGATGGAGACAACTATCCCGAG ACTTTACATCAAATGTACATAGTTAATGCTGGAAATGGATTCAAACTACTATGGAACACAGCAAAAAGCTTTCTTGATCCAAGGACTACAGCAAAGATTCAT GTTCTTGGGaacaaatttcataataaattaTTGGAGAGTATTGATCCAAG CCAATTGCCAGAGTTTCTTGGTGGAACATGCTCATGCCTTAATGATGGCGGGTGTCTTAGATCTGACAAAGGACCCTGGAATAACTCAGAAATAATGAAG TTGGTGCACTCAGGAGATGCCTTGTACTTGAGGAAAACAGAAAGTTCTTCTGATAATGACAATTTGGAGGCCAAACTTTTATCTACTAAG GTTGCAAGTAGTGAAATATCTTATGCTTCCGATGTGAGACCACATACATCAGATTTAATGCAGTTAGTGTCACTTTCTGACAAA GGACAGATGAGTGCTCCTAAATCAATGCATGACATTATTGAACCAGAAAGTGCTGCAATAACTGAAGAAGCTAATTCAACAA ATGATGTAATTAGCATTGTTACTCCAAGAAATCCAAGAAAGAAGTTCGTTAACCAAGTAATAGATTTTGTGGTTTACTTCTTACTCAAATTGTTGGCATGTATATTTTTCTTTGCCCCTGGACTGGGAAGATTTTCTGAAGCACAAGATTCAAATCCACAAGTAGGAAACCTGTCTAATCACGAGATGGCAGGTTCAGGGTCTCTAGAAAATGGTACCTTGACAGAAGCAAAAGAGGAGTCACTCCATCCATGTTGGCAGAGGCTACAAAGTTTAGAAAGCTTGGTAACTGACCTTTGTAACAAACCCATAAACATTCCTCCTGAAAAAGAAGACATGCTTCTTGAATCATTAAGTCGTATTAAATCTATTGAACAGGATTTACAGAGAACAAAGAAA GCATTGCTTGCAACTGCATCAAAGCAAGTGGAACTCGCTGAGTCATTGGAACATTTAAAAGAGACCAGCTTAGCT GAAACTAAATTGGTGACACTAGTCTGTTTTGGTTGCTTGCGTAAGTGCTGCCAGTCCATTATGGCAAGGTGTAAAACCTACCTGATGGACCTATGGACccacatataa
- the LOC105799126 gene encoding phosphatidylinositol/phosphatidylcholine transfer protein SFH9 isoform X3: MQSTMPGELIAFQENERFRKEGNLDFETSEDEKRRPTRGRSLKKKAMTASTKLTHGIRKRGKRVADCKFAAISIEDVRDAEEEKAVQAFREALVAKDQLPSRHDDYHTLLRFLKARKFDLDKTVQMWEDMLNWRKENGVDTILQDFVYDEYEEVQRCYPHGYHGVDKQGRPVYIERLGKIDPTKLMKVTTVDRFLKYHVQGFEKAFVEKFPACSIAAKRHIDSTTTILDVQGLNWMSFGKVAHDLVMRMQKIDGDNYPETLHQMYIVNAGNGFKLLWNTAKSFLDPRTTAKIHVLGNKFHNKLLESIDPSQLPEFLGGTCSCLNDGGCLRSDKGPWNNSEIMKLVHSGDALYLRKTESSSDNDNLEAKLLSTKVASSEISYASDVRPHTSDLMQLVSLSDKMSAPKSMHDIIEPESAAITEEANSTNDVISIVTPRNPRKKFVNQVIDFVVYFLLKLLACIFFFAPGLGRFSEAQDSNPQVGNLSNHEMAGSGSLENGTLTEAKEESLHPCWQRLQSLESLVTDLCNKPINIPPEKEDMLLESLSRIKSIEQDLQRTKKALLATASKQVELAESLEHLKETSLAETKLVTLVCFGCLRKCCQSIMARCKTYLMDLWTHI, translated from the exons ATGCAAAGTACAATGCCTG GGGAGTTAATAGCATTTCAAGAAAACGAGAGGTTTAGAAAGGAAGGGAATTTGGATTTTGAGACGTCTGAGGACGAGAAAAGAAGACCGACGCGAGGGAGATCTCTGAAGAAGAAAGCGATGACTGCTTCAACAAAGCTGACACATGGTATAAGGAAGCGTGGCAAACGCGTGGCTGATTGCAAATTTGCGGCAATTTCTATCGAGGATGTAAGGGATGCGGAGGAGGAAAAGGCAGTCCAAGCTTTTCGCGAGGCATTAGTTGCAAAAGATCAGCTTCCCTCACGTCATGATGATTACCACACTTTGTTAAG ATTTCTGAAAGCAAGGAAATTTGACCTCGATAAAACTGTCCAGATGTGGGAAGATATGCTGAACTGGAGGAAAGAGAATGGAGTAGATACTATTTTACAG GATTTTGTGTATGATGAATATGAAGAAGTTCAGCGCTGTTACCCTCATGGTTACCATGGTGTAGACAAACAGGGTCGCCCAGTTTATATTGAAAGACTTGGTAAAATTGACCCTACCAAGCTGATGAAGGTTACTACAGTGGACAGATTTTTGAAATATCATGTGCAGGGCTTTGAGAAGGCTTTTGTGGAGAAGTTTCCTGCTTGTTCTATTGCTGCCAAGAGGCATATAGATTCTACAACCACAATATTAGATGTGCAGGGGTTG AACTGGATGAGCTTTGGCAAGGTTGCTCATGATCTTGTAATGCGAATGCAGAAAATTGATGGAGACAACTATCCCGAG ACTTTACATCAAATGTACATAGTTAATGCTGGAAATGGATTCAAACTACTATGGAACACAGCAAAAAGCTTTCTTGATCCAAGGACTACAGCAAAGATTCAT GTTCTTGGGaacaaatttcataataaattaTTGGAGAGTATTGATCCAAG CCAATTGCCAGAGTTTCTTGGTGGAACATGCTCATGCCTTAATGATGGCGGGTGTCTTAGATCTGACAAAGGACCCTGGAATAACTCAGAAATAATGAAG TTGGTGCACTCAGGAGATGCCTTGTACTTGAGGAAAACAGAAAGTTCTTCTGATAATGACAATTTGGAGGCCAAACTTTTATCTACTAAG GTTGCAAGTAGTGAAATATCTTATGCTTCCGATGTGAGACCACATACATCAGATTTAATGCAGTTAGTGTCACTTTCTGACAAA ATGAGTGCTCCTAAATCAATGCATGACATTATTGAACCAGAAAGTGCTGCAATAACTGAAGAAGCTAATTCAACAA ATGATGTAATTAGCATTGTTACTCCAAGAAATCCAAGAAAGAAGTTCGTTAACCAAGTAATAGATTTTGTGGTTTACTTCTTACTCAAATTGTTGGCATGTATATTTTTCTTTGCCCCTGGACTGGGAAGATTTTCTGAAGCACAAGATTCAAATCCACAAGTAGGAAACCTGTCTAATCACGAGATGGCAGGTTCAGGGTCTCTAGAAAATGGTACCTTGACAGAAGCAAAAGAGGAGTCACTCCATCCATGTTGGCAGAGGCTACAAAGTTTAGAAAGCTTGGTAACTGACCTTTGTAACAAACCCATAAACATTCCTCCTGAAAAAGAAGACATGCTTCTTGAATCATTAAGTCGTATTAAATCTATTGAACAGGATTTACAGAGAACAAAGAAA GCATTGCTTGCAACTGCATCAAAGCAAGTGGAACTCGCTGAGTCATTGGAACATTTAAAAGAGACCAGCTTAGCT GAAACTAAATTGGTGACACTAGTCTGTTTTGGTTGCTTGCGTAAGTGCTGCCAGTCCATTATGGCAAGGTGTAAAACCTACCTGATGGACCTATGGACccacatataa